The Blochmannia endosymbiont of Camponotus sp. genome includes a window with the following:
- the dut gene encoding dUTP diphosphatase, translating into MKTINIKIIDNRVSNYFCFPRYVTAGSAGLDLPACLSKPLTIYPGETHLIYTGIAIHISDAKIAGVILPRSGLGHKYGIVLGNLVGLIDSDYQGELIVSLWNRGSKKYVVRPGKRVAQLVFIPIIQVKFSVVKSFIPTERGSNGFGHSM; encoded by the coding sequence ATGAAAACCATTAATATTAAAATTATTGACAATCGCGTGTCTAACTATTTTTGTTTTCCGAGATATGTTACAGCAGGATCTGCTGGATTAGATTTGCCAGCTTGCTTGAGTAAACCTTTGACTATTTATCCTGGAGAAACTCATCTAATTTATACTGGTATCGCAATACATATTTCTGACGCAAAGATAGCGGGTGTTATTTTACCTCGCTCAGGGTTGGGGCACAAATATGGTATTGTTTTAGGAAATTTGGTTGGACTTATAGATTCAGATTATCAAGGAGAATTAATAGTATCTTTATGGAATCGTGGATCAAAAAAATATGTTGTACGTCCTGGAAAGAGGGTAGCACAGTTGGTTTTTATACCGATCATTCAAGTTAAGTTTTCTGTAGTTAAATCATTTATTCCTACCGAACGTGGGTCTAATGGTTTTGGTCATTCGATGTAA
- a CDS encoding YicC/YloC family endoribonuclease, with translation MTAFSRHEVKYTWGNVIWEICSLNQRYLDIHIDLPKYLYDLSWMVRKQIKDSLIRGKIECFLRVKMNNNCDNNTNMLIINKQLVYNLISHAKWVKTLINEGDINPIDVLSWPGVITYEQNNMNNVSTELLTCFKETLYNLVQNREREGIFLKNKIIERLRLMYKEVNEIRQYIPNVLEWKRKKLLEQMKDVCVYVNPIRLEQELLIVAQKIDISEEVDRLTGHIKEMHRVLDQKGSIGRRLDFIIQELYREANTLTSKSINSHITQSAISLKIFIEQVREQAQNIE, from the coding sequence ATGACCGCTTTTTCAAGACATGAAGTGAAGTATACGTGGGGTAATGTTATTTGGGAAATTTGTTCCTTAAATCAACGTTATTTAGATATTCATATTGATTTACCCAAATATCTTTATGATTTATCGTGGATGGTTCGTAAACAAATTAAAGATTCTCTTATTAGAGGAAAAATAGAATGTTTTTTACGAGTTAAAATGAATAATAACTGTGATAATAATACAAATATGCTTATTATCAACAAACAGTTAGTTTACAATCTTATTTCACATGCAAAATGGGTAAAAACATTAATTAACGAAGGTGATATTAATCCGATAGATGTTTTATCTTGGCCAGGAGTAATAACATATGAACAAAATAATATGAATAATGTTAGTACTGAGTTATTAACATGTTTTAAAGAGACATTATATAATTTAGTGCAAAATAGGGAAAGAGAAGGTATTTTTTTAAAAAATAAAATTATTGAACGTTTACGTTTGATGTATAAGGAAGTTAATGAAATACGTCAATATATTCCCAACGTATTAGAGTGGAAGCGAAAAAAACTTTTGGAGCAAATGAAGGATGTTTGTGTTTATGTTAATCCAATACGATTGGAACAAGAGTTATTAATAGTAGCGCAGAAAATTGATATTTCAGAAGAAGTAGATCGGTTAACGGGTCACATAAAAGAAATGCATCGTGTTCTTGATCAAAAAGGATCTATTGGTAGACGATTGGATTTTATAATACAGGAACTGTATAGAGAAGCTAATACATTAACTTCAAAATCTATAAACTCTCATATTACTCAATCAGCAATTTCTTTAAAAATATTCATTGAACAAGTGCGAGAACAAGCTCAAAATATTGAATAA
- the rpmG gene encoding 50S ribosomal protein L33 → MAKEIREIIRLFSSSNNGHYYSTTKNKRTNPEKIKLKKFDPFIQKHVIYTERKSN, encoded by the coding sequence ATGGCTAAAGAAATACGAGAAATAATCCGTTTATTTTCCTCTTCTAATAATGGACATTATTACAGCACTACTAAAAACAAACGCACTAACCCTGAAAAAATAAAATTAAAAAAGTTTGACCCTTTTATACAAAAACATGTAATATATACAGAAAGAAAAAGCAATTAA
- the coaBC gene encoding bifunctional phosphopantothenoylcysteine decarboxylase/phosphopantothenate--cysteine ligase CoaBC, which translates to MTGLIDKHIILGVSGGIAAYKTIDLVRCLKERGSTVRVIMTKSAKKFVTPLSLQTISCYPVLDNFFSPQIEMTMPHIKLAKWADLVLLAPATANLLARLSVGLSNDLLCSLCLATTAPIAVAPSMNQQMYKAIVTQANLDVLRKRGVLVWGPDYGYQACNDIGYGRMTDPKILAEYVEHYFSHDSSLSHLNIMITAGPTHEALDPVRFFTNYSSGKMGFAIAQAAADKGAKVTLITGPVHLHTPTRVRRINVISALDMKKAVMQDIKNQQIFISCAAVSDYRFYHSSSEKIKKDEDTLKIVMIKNPDIVSEVGSLIDNRPYVVGFAAETKNIEKYAQDKRVSKRLDLICANNISYVNQGFNSDNNSLYLFWNKGSIILPLRRKNLLAQQLINEIIKRYNENH; encoded by the coding sequence ATGACGGGATTAATTGATAAACATATCATATTAGGAGTAAGCGGTGGTATTGCTGCATATAAAACTATAGACTTAGTACGATGTCTAAAAGAAAGAGGTTCAACAGTTAGAGTGATTATGACAAAATCTGCAAAAAAATTCGTTACTCCTTTAAGTTTACAAACAATATCTTGTTATCCAGTTTTGGATAACTTTTTTTCCCCTCAAATAGAAATGACAATGCCTCATATAAAATTAGCTAAATGGGCTGATTTAGTTTTACTTGCTCCAGCTACGGCTAATTTATTAGCTAGATTATCTGTGGGATTATCTAATGATTTATTATGTAGTTTGTGTTTAGCTACAACAGCTCCAATTGCTGTTGCACCCTCCATGAATCAACAAATGTATAAAGCTATCGTAACTCAAGCTAATTTGGATGTTCTACGGAAAAGAGGGGTGTTAGTCTGGGGCCCAGATTATGGATATCAAGCTTGTAATGATATTGGCTATGGACGTATGACGGATCCAAAAATACTTGCTGAGTATGTAGAGCATTATTTTTCTCATGACAGTTCTTTAAGCCATCTTAATATTATGATTACTGCTGGGCCTACCCATGAAGCTTTAGATCCAGTTCGGTTTTTTACTAATTACAGTTCAGGAAAAATGGGCTTTGCTATTGCACAAGCTGCTGCAGATAAAGGAGCAAAAGTTACATTAATTACAGGACCAGTACATTTACATACTCCTACTCGAGTGAGACGAATTAATGTTATCTCTGCATTAGATATGAAAAAAGCGGTGATGCAAGATATTAAAAATCAGCAAATTTTTATTAGTTGTGCAGCGGTATCAGATTATCGTTTTTATCATTCTTCTTCTGAAAAAATTAAAAAGGATGAAGATACTTTAAAAATAGTTATGATTAAAAATCCTGATATTGTATCAGAAGTAGGATCATTAATTGATAACCGTCCTTATGTTGTTGGATTTGCTGCTGAAACTAAGAATATAGAAAAATATGCTCAAGATAAACGTGTTAGTAAACGTTTAGATTTAATTTGTGCTAATAATATTTCTTATGTGAATCAAGGATTTAATAGTGATAATAATTCTTTGTATCTGTTTTGGAATAAAGGTAGCATCATATTGCCTTTAAGAAGAAAAAATTTATTGGCGCAACAACTTATTAATGAAATTATTAAGCGTTACAATGAAAACCATTAA
- the rpmB gene encoding 50S ribosomal protein L28 has protein sequence MARVCQITGKRPMNGNKRSHAMNATKRWFIPNIHSHRFWIESKQRYFTLRISAKGMRLIDKLGIEYFLSNLHSKNKQY, from the coding sequence GTGGCACGAGTATGCCAAATTACTGGTAAACGCCCTATGAATGGAAATAAACGTTCTCACGCGATGAATGCGACCAAACGTTGGTTTATACCTAATATCCATTCTCATCGTTTTTGGATCGAAAGTAAACAACGCTACTTTACGTTACGGATATCTGCAAAAGGTATGCGATTGATTGATAAATTAGGCATTGAATACTTTTTATCTAATTTACATTCTAAAAATAAACAATATTAA
- the glnA gene encoding type I glutamate--ammonia ligase, producing MTDIEKIFSVLNENQIKFVDLRFTDTKGKEQHITIPKMQVDDHLFNNGKIFDGSSIKGWKNINESDMILMPDPTSFAIDPFYENATIIIRCDIFDPSTMKNYDRDPRSIAKRAEMFLYNSGIADIAMFGPEPEFFLFDDIRFETTKSGSYVIVDDRESAWNSGKIYKDGNKGHRPRIKSGYAPVPPIDSSQNLRSIMSLIMEKMGLIIEAHHHEVATSGQNEIATRFNTLTKKADEIQIYKYVVHNVAHNSGKTATFMPKPIINDNGSGMHCHISLHRKDTNLFSGKQYGYLSDIALFYIGGILRHAKALNAITNPTTNSYKRLVPNYEAPVMLTYSAGNRSSAIRIPSIINKSKNNASSRVEVRFPDPAANPYLAFSALLMAGLDGIINKIHPGEPIDKNLYTISKKEALSIPRMASSFDEALNSLAEDHTFLMRGDVFSEDYINTYILLCQEESRLVHITPHPVEFDLYYSV from the coding sequence ATGACAGATATCGAAAAAATTTTTTCTGTTCTTAATGAAAATCAAATAAAATTCGTTGATTTGCGTTTTACCGATACAAAAGGGAAAGAACAACATATTACTATTCCTAAAATGCAAGTTGATGATCATTTATTTAATAATGGCAAGATTTTCGACGGATCTTCTATTAAAGGCTGGAAAAATATTAATGAGTCAGATATGATTTTAATGCCTGATCCCACTAGTTTTGCGATAGATCCATTTTATGAAAATGCCACAATAATTATTCGTTGTGATATATTTGACCCTAGTACTATGAAAAATTATGATAGGGATCCACGATCTATAGCTAAACGGGCAGAAATGTTTTTATATAACTCTGGTATTGCTGATATTGCAATGTTTGGGCCTGAACCAGAATTTTTCTTATTTGATGACATTCGTTTTGAAACGACAAAATCAGGGTCTTATGTAATAGTTGATGACCGAGAATCGGCATGGAATAGCGGCAAAATATATAAAGACGGAAATAAAGGTCATCGCCCTAGAATAAAAAGTGGATACGCCCCAGTACCTCCAATTGATTCCTCGCAGAATTTGCGCTCTATTATGTCTTTAATAATGGAAAAGATGGGGTTAATTATAGAGGCTCATCATCATGAAGTCGCAACATCTGGACAAAATGAAATAGCAACTCGATTCAATACCCTTACTAAAAAAGCTGATGAAATACAAATATATAAGTATGTAGTACACAATGTTGCTCATAATTCTGGTAAAACTGCGACTTTTATGCCAAAACCCATTATAAATGATAACGGATCAGGTATGCACTGTCATATATCTTTACATAGAAAAGATACTAATTTATTTTCAGGCAAACAATATGGATATCTGTCTGATATAGCTTTATTTTATATTGGAGGGATTTTGCGTCATGCTAAAGCATTAAATGCTATAACTAATCCAACTACTAATTCATATAAGCGTTTAGTTCCAAATTACGAGGCTCCAGTAATGTTGACTTATTCTGCTGGTAATCGTTCCAGCGCTATTAGGATTCCATCGATTATTAATAAATCAAAAAACAATGCATCAAGTCGAGTTGAAGTCCGTTTTCCTGATCCAGCCGCTAACCCTTATTTAGCTTTTTCTGCGTTGCTTATGGCGGGATTAGATGGAATTATTAATAAAATCCATCCCGGAGAACCTATAGATAAAAATTTATATACTATTTCTAAAAAAGAAGCATTATCTATACCACGCATGGCCTCATCTTTTGATGAGGCCTTGAATTCTTTGGCAGAAGATCATACATTTTTAATGCGAGGCGATGTCTTTAGTGAAGATTATATCAATACCTATATTCTGTTATGTCAGGAAGAAAGTAGGTTAGTGCATATTACTCCGCATCCTGTGGAATTTGATTTATATTATAGTGTTTAA
- a CDS encoding MarR family winged helix-turn-helix transcriptional regulator: MNRLTDISNMVESLSRIYHRLRKEINGQLVNEGLSMSKMKILHLITTGKTSATDIKNYMGFSSRTVVTVLDALEKDEMLRRQQSLTDRRVKYVHITEKGRDKLRIAKDTHNIILDRMFSPLSDIQLKNFREVCNLLEIRQKNNILN, translated from the coding sequence ATGAATAGATTAACAGATATTTCAAATATGGTAGAATCTTTATCCCGTATTTATCATCGTTTACGCAAAGAAATAAATGGTCAATTAGTTAATGAAGGACTTTCGATGTCTAAAATGAAAATATTACATCTTATTACTACCGGTAAAACTAGTGCAACAGACATCAAGAATTATATGGGATTTTCTTCAAGAACCGTGGTAACAGTACTTGATGCATTAGAAAAAGATGAAATGTTACGTCGACAACAAAGTTTGACAGATCGTAGAGTAAAGTATGTTCATATTACAGAAAAAGGACGTGATAAATTACGTATTGCTAAAGATACACATAATATTATTTTAGATCGTATGTTTTCTCCTTTGTCTGATATACAACTTAAAAATTTTAGAGAAGTATGTAATTTGCTTGAAATACGACAGAAAAATAATATATTAAACTAA
- the waaA gene encoding lipid IV(A) 3-deoxy-D-manno-octulosonic acid transferase has protein sequence MFVLYIGIYSIIMYIAQPIIWIRLLWRSRKSPSYRKRWLERYGFYHKPIKSDGIILHAVSLGETLAAIPLIRALQKRYPKITITLTAMTPTGIELAQSRFHGNTHCSYLPYDLPGSMKRFIDQVRPKLVIAMETELWPNLINILYRRNIPFVIVNARLSFRSFIGYKKFRYFISLIMERITFIAAQNKGDAVRFLKLGLKKNKLFVTGNLKFDIEISQDLLNKISFLKKTWIKERQVWIASSTHEGEETLLLQVHKHLLTIFPDLLMILAPRHPERFINVRSITEQAGFSCIMRSGGVAPSSKTQVIINDTIGELMLLYGVSDIAFIGGSLVKHGGHNPLEPAAHSIPLIMGPYTFNFHDICIKLYKSGGLITVTDTESLITTIAMLLTNKQCRLNYGYRAIKVLKHNRGALQQLLYLLDNYLLIRK, from the coding sequence ATGTTTGTACTATATATTGGAATATATAGTATTATTATGTATATCGCTCAACCTATAATATGGATACGGTTATTATGGCGTAGTAGGAAATCACCATCATATCGTAAACGTTGGTTAGAGCGTTATGGGTTCTATCATAAACCTATTAAATCTGATGGTATTATTTTGCATGCTGTATCTCTTGGGGAAACATTAGCAGCGATTCCGCTGATACGTGCTTTACAGAAACGTTATCCGAAAATAACTATTACATTAACTGCAATGACCCCAACAGGAATAGAACTAGCGCAGTCTAGGTTTCATGGTAACACACATTGTAGTTACTTGCCATATGATTTACCTGGTTCTATGAAACGATTTATTGATCAAGTTAGACCTAAATTAGTTATTGCTATGGAAACTGAGTTATGGCCGAATCTTATTAATATATTATATCGACGCAATATCCCTTTTGTTATTGTTAATGCTCGTCTTTCATTTCGTTCTTTTATTGGGTATAAGAAGTTTCGTTATTTTATTTCATTAATTATGGAACGTATAACTTTTATTGCTGCCCAAAATAAAGGAGATGCTGTTCGATTCCTTAAGTTAGGATTAAAAAAAAATAAATTATTTGTTACAGGTAATTTAAAGTTTGATATTGAAATATCTCAGGATTTGTTAAATAAAATTTCATTTTTAAAAAAAACCTGGATTAAAGAACGACAGGTATGGATTGCTAGTAGTACTCATGAAGGAGAGGAAACATTATTACTACAAGTACATAAACATCTTTTGACAATATTTCCTGATTTATTGATGATTTTAGCTCCGCGCCATCCAGAACGTTTTATTAATGTTAGAAGTATTACTGAGCAAGCTGGCTTTTCCTGTATTATGAGAAGTGGCGGCGTTGCGCCATCTTCAAAAACGCAGGTAATTATTAACGATACTATAGGAGAGTTGATGTTACTGTATGGTGTTTCGGATATAGCTTTTATTGGAGGTAGTTTAGTAAAACACGGAGGACATAATCCATTAGAGCCAGCAGCACATTCTATTCCGTTGATTATGGGCCCATATACTTTCAATTTTCATGATATTTGTATTAAATTATATAAATCAGGTGGATTAATTACTGTAACTGATACTGAATCTTTAATAACTACTATTGCTATGTTACTTACAAATAAACAGTGTCGTTTAAATTATGGTTATAGAGCTATTAAAGTTCTAAAACATAATCGAGGAGCGTTGCAACAATTATTATATTTATTAGATAATTATTTATTAATTAGAAAATAA
- the yihA gene encoding ribosome biogenesis GTP-binding protein YihA/YsxC produces the protein MKYNYHVTYFLVSVPEICKLPDGKMGMEVAFVGYSNSGKSSVINALTYQKKLTKVSKTPGCTKLINLFEVKPGIRLIDFPGYGYAKGINIRKNYWHDVVCEYLKKRENLKGLILIMDIRHPIKDLDQKMVESAISMKVPVFTLLSKSDKISRNILKVTTKKMIQDMNIKFATCIQVAPFSAVKKHGIELLKITLNHWLKH, from the coding sequence ATGAAATATAATTATCATGTTACTTATTTCTTAGTAAGTGTGCCTGAAATTTGTAAATTACCTGATGGAAAGATGGGTATGGAGGTAGCTTTTGTTGGTTATTCTAATAGCGGAAAATCTAGTGTTATTAATGCTTTAACTTATCAAAAAAAACTTACTAAAGTTAGTAAAACACCAGGATGTACGAAACTCATTAATTTATTTGAAGTAAAACCGGGTATTCGTCTTATTGATTTTCCTGGTTATGGTTATGCTAAAGGTATCAACATAAGAAAAAATTATTGGCATGATGTAGTATGCGAATACTTGAAGAAAAGAGAAAATTTAAAAGGATTGATTTTAATCATGGATATTAGACATCCTATAAAAGATCTAGATCAAAAAATGGTTGAAAGCGCGATTTCTATGAAAGTTCCGGTTTTTACTCTATTAAGTAAATCAGATAAAATTTCTAGAAATATTTTGAAAGTTACAACTAAAAAAATGATACAGGACATGAATATAAAGTTCGCAACGTGCATACAAGTTGCACCTTTTTCTGCTGTTAAAAAACATGGAATAGAATTGTTAAAAATTACTCTTAATCATTGGTTAAAACATTAA
- the coaD gene encoding pantetheine-phosphate adenylyltransferase encodes MITHAMYPGTFDPLTYGHLDIIVRAHKIFDEVFLAVAENPQKNPLFSLKERVIFAEQATATLSNVTVFGFNDLTINVMKKKQVNILIRGLRTRSDFEYEIQLAKINNYFEKEIETIFMISTGIWTYLSSKLVKEIAQYGGSIDQLIPNFIAEKVIEKLRNTSKDIKTL; translated from the coding sequence ATGATAACTCATGCAATGTATCCAGGAACTTTTGATCCATTAACTTATGGGCATTTAGATATAATTGTTAGAGCCCATAAAATTTTTGATGAAGTATTTTTAGCAGTAGCTGAAAATCCACAAAAAAATCCTCTGTTTAGTCTTAAAGAGCGTGTAATATTTGCAGAACAAGCGACTGCAACATTGTCTAATGTAACAGTATTTGGGTTTAATGATTTAACGATAAACGTTATGAAAAAAAAACAAGTAAATATTTTAATTCGGGGTTTAAGAACTAGATCAGATTTTGAATATGAAATACAACTTGCAAAAATTAATAATTATTTTGAAAAAGAGATAGAAACGATATTTATGATATCTACGGGGATTTGGACATATCTTTCTTCTAAATTAGTGAAAGAGATTGCCCAATATGGAGGGAGCATAGACCAATTGATCCCTAATTTTATTGCTGAAAAAGTTATAGAAAAATTAAGAAATACTTCGAAAGATATAAAGACTTTATGA
- the gmk gene encoding guanylate kinase, producing MKNPGTLCIISAPSGTGKSTLIQTLMQYNGFIYKIKLSISYTTRIKRSGEIHGKDYYFISRKKFKYMINKNKFFEHAKVFNHYYGTLKNDIKTMLNAGIHVVLNIDWKGAQQIRNKIPNNVYTIFILPPSKKELSRRLYLRGQDAAKIIAERMKHAMDEISHFKEYDYVVINDNFNIALIHLQSIILSEQLRIAHQKIRYAALINNLLLSDV from the coding sequence ATGAAGAATCCAGGGACATTATGTATTATATCTGCTCCAAGTGGCACGGGCAAGTCTACGTTAATTCAAACCTTGATGCAGTATAATGGTTTCATTTATAAAATTAAATTATCTATTTCTTATACTACACGTATTAAAAGATCTGGGGAAATTCATGGAAAAGATTATTATTTTATTTCAAGAAAAAAATTTAAATATATGATTAATAAGAATAAGTTTTTTGAACATGCGAAAGTTTTTAATCATTATTATGGTACTTTGAAAAATGATATTAAAACCATGCTAAATGCCGGCATACATGTTGTGCTCAACATTGACTGGAAAGGAGCGCAACAAATTCGAAATAAAATACCAAATAACGTTTACACTATTTTTATTTTACCTCCATCAAAGAAAGAATTATCACGTCGATTATATCTTAGAGGACAAGATGCAGCAAAAATTATTGCTGAACGTATGAAACATGCAATGGATGAAATTAGTCATTTTAAAGAATATGATTATGTCGTGATAAATGATAATTTTAATATTGCTCTAATACATTTACAATCAATTATATTATCTGAACAATTGCGTATAGCACATCAAAAAATACGCTATGCAGCGTTAATAAATAACTTGTTGTTATCAGATGTATAG